The genomic window CAGTCTTCAACGCAAACACGAAGCGTCCTCCACCATCCAACGGAGAAAAGCACCAAAACTCATACCGGCTTCCGCCGCCATTTCAGGAACCAGGGAGGTGGGGGTCATGCCGGGCTGGGTATTGACTTCCAGCCAGACCAGCCCCTCCTCGCCCCTCTCCTCATCGAACCGGAAATCCGAACGGCTGACGCCGCGGCATCCCATGATCTGATGCGCCTGAACTGCCAATGATTGAATCTTTTGGTAAATATTCGGTTTAAGTTCCGCCGGCAGAATGTGTTTTGAGCCGCCAGGTTTGTATTTTGCGTCGAAATCGTAGAATTTCTGCCCGATCGGCACAATTTCGGTCACGCATAGCGGCTTGCCGTCGACCACGCCGCAGGTGAATTCGCGGCCGCGCACGAAGCGCTCGATCATCACGGTCTCGCCATAGGGCCACTCGGAGGATGTGATCGATTGCGGCGGCGCGCTCTGCCCCTCGTCGACGATGACCACCCCGAAAGAGGAGCCTTCATTGACCGGCTTGACCACATAGGGCGGCGTCATCGGATGGGTCTGGCCGATTTCGCTGCGCTGCATCAACCGGTCCTCGGCAACCGGAATGCCGCAGGCGGCCGCCACGCGCTTGGCCTGAACCTTGTTCATGGCAAGCGCCGACGCCAGAACGCCGGAATGGGTGTAGGGGATCTGCAGATATTCGAGAATACCCTGAATGGTGCCGTCCTCGCCGAAGGGTCCATGGAGCGCGTTGAAGGCGACATCGGGCCTCAGTTCGGCAAGCACGCTTGCGACATCGCGGGTGACGTCGACGCGGGTGACCCGGAAGCCCTCGGCCTCGAGCGCATCGGCGCAGGGGTTCCCCGAGGCAAGGCTTACCGGCCGCTCGGAGGAAAACCCGCCCATCAATACCGCTACATGCAAGGCACCCATGCCTGTCCCCATCTTTTCCGGCTATCACCGGAAAGCACACTCACAATGCCGCTTTTTTAAGGAAAGCGTCGTGTGACCATTAGTGACCGAGGATGGTTAATGAAGCGTTTACTTTGGTTAACCGATGCAAAAAAATCGATGCGATCAAACGGGTTAGCGGCGCGATGACAGCGTTGATCAACTGATTGGAAAAGGAGGGTTTTGCCGGGCGTTTCAGGGGAGTTTCGGAAGCAGGCAGGACACTAAAGCCAGGGTTTCAGCCCTTTTCCTTCACGCATCCGGCAGGTTCGAAACGGTGCGCACGAAAAAACGCCGGCGACAGGCGCCTCACATTGCTCGCGGCAAATGCTGCGACTGCGATGCGAGTCATACCTCCCCTCACGGGTCATGCTCGGGCTTGACCCGAGCATCCAGGCCACACGGAAAACGCCGCCTGGATCCTCGTGTCAAGCACGAGGATGACTCAGGGGATGGGGGCGGGCCAAATGCATAACGGCGAGGCGAAAAAGACAGAGTCCTCCGCAAGGCTCTGCCCTTTGCGGCCTCAAAAGGCCACAACTCACGCACCCGCCGAAAGCTCTCCCGGCAGGCGCGCGGCCCAGTTGGTGATGCTGCCGGCGCCGAGCAGGACGACGAAATCGCCGGGTCTGGCGATCGCCGCCACGTTATGCGCAAGGGTGGTCTCGTCGGCCAGATAATGCGCATCGCGATGGCCGGCGGACTTCATGCCGGTGACCAGCGTTTCGGCATTGTAACCCGCGCGCGGCTCCTCGCCGGCGGCATAGACCGGCGCGATGAACACGGTGTCGGCATCGTTGAAGCAGTTGGTGAAGTCCTCGAACAGGCTTTCGAGCCGGGAATAGCGGTGCGGCTGGTGAACCGCGATGATCCGCCCCTCACAGGCTTCCCGCGCGGCCCTCAGCACAGAGCGGATTTCGACCGGATGGTGGCCGTAATCATCGAAGATCTGAACGCCGTTCCAGTCGCCCACCAGCGTGAACCGGCGCTTGACCCCGCCGAATGCCGCCAGCCCCTTGCGGATATCGGCTTCGGAGATATGCAGCCGGTCTGCGACCGCGATCGCCGCCGTCGCATTGGAAACGTTGTGGCGGCCGGGCATCGGCAAAGTGAGATTTTCGAGTTTGACCGAGGGACGGCGGCGGCGGCGGATATCGACGTCGAAGGTCGTGCGCGTCCCCTCGTTGCGGATGTTGGAAAAGCGGACATCGGCCTGGCGGTTCTCGCCATAGGTCACGATCCGGCGATCCTCGATCTGGCCGACAAGCGTCTGCACTTCGGGATGATCGAGGCACATCACGCCGCAGCCATAAAACGGCACGTTCTCGACGAACTGCCGGAACGCCGCGCGAACGCCGTCAAACGTGCCGTAATGGTCGAGATGTTCGGGATCGATATTGGTGACGACCGCGATTTCGGCCGGCAGCTTCAGGAAGGTGCCGTCGGATTCGTCGGCCTCCACCACCATCCACTCGCCCTCACCCATGCGGGCATTGGTGCCATAGGCATTGATGATGCCGCCGTTGATGACGGTCGGATCGAGCCCGCCGGCCTCCAGCAGCGTCGCCACCATCGACGTGGTCGTGGTCTTGCCATGGGTGCCGCCGATCGCGATCGCATCGCGGAAGCGCATCAGTTCGGCGAGCATTTCGGCGCGGCGGACCACGGGCAGGTGTTTTTCGCGCGCCGCCACAAGCTCCGGATTGGTGCGCCTGATCGCCGAGGAGACGACAACCACTTCGGCATCGCCCAGATTTTCGGCCTTGTGGCCGATGAACACGGAAATGCCTTTCTCGCGCAGGCGCGCGACATTGGCGCTTTCGGCCTGGTCGGAGCCCTGCACCTTGTAGCCGAGATTGTTCAGCACTTCGGCGATACCGCTCATGCCGATGCCGCCGATGCCTACAAAATGGACGACGCCGATAGCCTCAGGCATTCTCATCAGTCAATTCCTTCAATGGTCTTGCCGGAAGCCAGCGCCTCGGCCATGTCGGCGAGTTTCTGCGTGGCGTCCGGGCGGCCGGCGGCGCGCGCGGCGCTGGCGGCGATTTCAAGTTTCTCAGGGTTCTCGATCGCGTCCTTCAGGATCGCGGCGAAACGCTCCGTCGTCAGTTCCGACTGGCGCACGACCTCGGCCCCGCCATTTTTCGAAACCAGCGCCGCGTTTGCAGCCTGATCATGGTCCAGCGCATGCGGATAAGGCACATAGATCGCCGGCCGGCCGATCACCGAAAGTTCCGATACGGTGGATGCCCCGGAGCGGCAGACCACGAGATGGGCGGCTGCAATCCGCTCGGCCATGTTGCCGAAGAACGGTGAGATGTCCGCAGGTACGCCAAGTTCGGCGAAGCGAGCGGTCACCGCCTCGACATCTTCCGGACGCGCCTGCTGGGTGACGTTCACGCATCGGCGAAGCTCTTCGGGCAGGGCACCCAGCGCATCCGGAACGGCCTCGGCAAAGAAATGCGCGCCCTGGCTGCCGCCGAAAACCAGCAGGTTGAACGCCGCATCGGGCGTCCGTTCCGGGTAGGCCGTTTCGGCGGCCTTCAGAACGGCGGGGCGCACCGGGTTTCCGGTTTCGAAGATCTTTGCCGCCAGCGGCTCGCCGTCACGCGTCAGAAACCCGCCGGCGATTGCGTTGACGCGGGGAGCGAGCATCTTGTTGGCCCGGCCCATCACTGCGTTCTGCTCATGCAGCATCGTTGGAATACCGACGCTCGCGGCGGCATAGAGCGGCGGAACGGTCGGATAGCCGCCAAAACCGATCACAGCGGCAGGGTGGTATTTTCCAAACAGCGACCGGGCCACGCGCGATCCTTTGAACAGCTTGTAGCCGGCGCGGATGATTGCCACCGGGTTCTTCGAGCCGATCGTCGCAGACGGCACGACATGGATCTGCTCCGCCGGAAACGTTCCGGCAAAGCGCTCCGCCCGACTGTCGGTGACGAGATGCACCTTGTGACCGCGGGCGATGAGTTCATGCGCCAGCGCCTCGGCGGGAAACAGATGTCCGCCGGTGCCTCCGGCCGCCAGGAAAAACAGTTTGCTGTCCATGGTCTACTCCGCCGGCACGCCGCGCGGTCGGCCCGGCTCGAAGAAATGATCCTGGCGTGCGCGTTTTTCCGGGCGGTGACGGGTCAGCGCCAGCACGAAGCCCGCGCCGATACAGGTTGCGATCATCGAGGAGCCGCCCGCCGAAATCAGCGGCAGGGTCATTCCCTTGGCCGGCATCAGTTGCAGCGCGACGCCGATATTGATCACCGACTGCATGCCGAACTGCAGCACCAGCCCGGCGACGGCGAAGCGGGCGAAATCATCGCGTTCGCGATAGGCATGGCTCAGGCCGCGCAGAACGATGAAGGCGAAGATGCCGACGATGAACAGGCAGAACAGAATGCCGAATTCCTCCGCCGCGACCGAGAACACGAAGTCGGTATGGCTGTCCGGCAAGCGTCGCTTGACGATGCCCTCGCCCGGCCCCAGGCCGAACAGGCCGCCCTGCTGGATCGCCTTGGCGGCGAGCTCCACCTGGAGGTTGTCGCCCTCCCCGGTCAGGAACCGGTCGATACGCGAGGTGACGTGCGGCAGCCAGGCATAGGCCGCCAGAATGCCCCCGACCCCGGCGCCGCCAAGGCCCGCGATCCAGATCCACGACATCCCGGCCATGAAGAAAATGCCGCCCCAGACGATGCCCAGAAGCACGGTCTGGCCGAAGTCCGGCTGCGCGATCAACAGCACCGCGGAAACGATGAACAGCATGCCGGCAAACAGATTGCCCGGAATTTCCGGATAGCGCTGATGCTCGGCAAACAGCCAGGCGCAGACCACCGCGAAGGCCGGTTTCAGGAATTCCGAGGGCTGCACCGAAAAGCCGGCAAGCACGATCCAGCGGCGCGAACCATTGTTGGAGGTGCCGACGAACAGAGCCGCGACCATCATCAGGAGCGAGCCGACCAGAATGATCACGGCGAGACGGCGGATCATGCGCGGCGAGCAGAAGGAAAGCGAGATCATCACCGCAAGCGACGGGATCAGGAAGATCGCGTGGCGGGTGACGAAGTGGAAGCTGTCATAGCCGAGGCG from Martelella sp. NC20 includes these protein-coding regions:
- the ftsW gene encoding putative lipid II flippase FtsW, with product MVSRVQRGPIADWFWTIDRWLLAAFIVLMGIGFMLSFAASPAVAERLGYDSFHFVTRHAIFLIPSLAVMISLSFCSPRMIRRLAVIILVGSLLMMVAALFVGTSNNGSRRWIVLAGFSVQPSEFLKPAFAVVCAWLFAEHQRYPEIPGNLFAGMLFIVSAVLLIAQPDFGQTVLLGIVWGGIFFMAGMSWIWIAGLGGAGVGGILAAYAWLPHVTSRIDRFLTGEGDNLQVELAAKAIQQGGLFGLGPGEGIVKRRLPDSHTDFVFSVAAEEFGILFCLFIVGIFAFIVLRGLSHAYRERDDFARFAVAGLVLQFGMQSVINIGVALQLMPAKGMTLPLISAGGSSMIATCIGAGFVLALTRHRPEKRARQDHFFEPGRPRGVPAE
- the murG gene encoding undecaprenyldiphospho-muramoylpentapeptide beta-N-acetylglucosaminyltransferase — translated: MDSKLFFLAAGGTGGHLFPAEALAHELIARGHKVHLVTDSRAERFAGTFPAEQIHVVPSATIGSKNPVAIIRAGYKLFKGSRVARSLFGKYHPAAVIGFGGYPTVPPLYAAASVGIPTMLHEQNAVMGRANKMLAPRVNAIAGGFLTRDGEPLAAKIFETGNPVRPAVLKAAETAYPERTPDAAFNLLVFGGSQGAHFFAEAVPDALGALPEELRRCVNVTQQARPEDVEAVTARFAELGVPADISPFFGNMAERIAAAHLVVCRSGASTVSELSVIGRPAIYVPYPHALDHDQAANAALVSKNGGAEVVRQSELTTERFAAILKDAIENPEKLEIAASAARAAGRPDATQKLADMAEALASGKTIEGID
- the murC gene encoding UDP-N-acetylmuramate--L-alanine ligase, with translation MRMPEAIGVVHFVGIGGIGMSGIAEVLNNLGYKVQGSDQAESANVARLREKGISVFIGHKAENLGDAEVVVVSSAIRRTNPELVAAREKHLPVVRRAEMLAELMRFRDAIAIGGTHGKTTTTSMVATLLEAGGLDPTVINGGIINAYGTNARMGEGEWMVVEADESDGTFLKLPAEIAVVTNIDPEHLDHYGTFDGVRAAFRQFVENVPFYGCGVMCLDHPEVQTLVGQIEDRRIVTYGENRQADVRFSNIRNEGTRTTFDVDIRRRRRPSVKLENLTLPMPGRHNVSNATAAIAVADRLHISEADIRKGLAAFGGVKRRFTLVGDWNGVQIFDDYGHHPVEIRSVLRAAREACEGRIIAVHQPHRYSRLESLFEDFTNCFNDADTVFIAPVYAAGEEPRAGYNAETLVTGMKSAGHRDAHYLADETTLAHNVAAIARPGDFVVLLGAGSITNWAARLPGELSAGA
- a CDS encoding D-alanine--D-alanine ligase, which produces MGALHVAVLMGGFSSERPVSLASGNPCADALEAEGFRVTRVDVTRDVASVLAELRPDVAFNALHGPFGEDGTIQGILEYLQIPYTHSGVLASALAMNKVQAKRVAAACGIPVAEDRLMQRSEIGQTHPMTPPYVVKPVNEGSSFGVVIVDEGQSAPPQSITSSEWPYGETVMIERFVRGREFTCGVVDGKPLCVTEIVPIGQKFYDFDAKYKPGGSKHILPAELKPNIYQKIQSLAVQAHQIMGCRGVSRSDFRFDEERGEEGLVWLEVNTQPGMTPTSLVPEMAAEAGMSFGAFLRWMVEDASCLR